The genomic DNA ACAATCTATATCTATCAAGTAATACTCCATAGAAATTTTAATGAAGGGAACATATATATGGAGATCTATCTTCATTCTCCTGCATCATCTCCGCGTTGCTTGAGAGCCACGCCAAGTATGTCTCCTAGTGAAGCTCCAGAATCTACAGATCCGAACTGAGCTATAGCACCTTTTTCCTCAGCTATTTCCAATGCTTTAATAGATAAAGAAACCTTGCCATCTTTTCTAGAAATACTGACAACACGAGCATCAACTATCTGCCCCCTAGAAAAACGTCCAGGATCTTGATCTATACGATCACGCGACAATTCAGAACGACGTATAAAAGAACTCACACCTTCATGATCAATCAGATTAACTTCTATCCCACCGTCATTAATTGCAGTAACTTCACAGGACACAACACTATTCTTACGTAGTCCACTTGATGCAGCCTCATCAATATCAGAAGAATTAGTATTTATCTGTTTTATTCCTAAAGATATACGCTCTTTTGCAACATCAACATCAAGAACTACAGCTTTAACAAGGTCACCTTTATTATAATCTCCAATAGATTTCTCTCCTGGACGATTTCTATCTAAATAAGAAAGATGAATCATTCCATCTAAATTACCGTCAAGCCCTATAAACAAGCCAAACTCTGTCTTATTTTTAACCTCACCCTCAACCTCTGTACCAGGAGGATTATTCTTAGCAAAATCCTCCCAAGGATTAACAAGAGCCTGTTTTAATCCAAGAGAAATACGCCTCTTAGCAGGATTTACCTCTAAAATAACTACTTCCACCTGCTGAGTAACAGCAAGAATCTTTCCAGGATGTATGTTTTTCTTGGTCCAAGACATCTCAGACACATGAGCTAAACCTTCAATTCCCGCTTCTAATTCTATGAATGCACCATAATCTGTAATATTTGTAACTACGCCCGAAACCTTAGAACCTTCAACATACCTGCCTTCAACACCATCCCAAGGATTCTTTTCTAATTGCTTCATGCCAAGAGATATACGCTGTGTCTCTTGACTGATTCTTATTATCTGTACCCTGACTTGTTGTCCTATGCTTAAAACCTTTGAAGGATGCTGAACACGATGCCATGCTATATCAGTAACATGCAATAATCCATCGACTCCTGATAAGTCAACGAATGCACCATAATCTGTAATATTTTTGACTATTCCCTCAATAATCTGACCTTCTTCAAGATTTTGTACTACTTCAGAACGCTGCTCAGCACGAGACTCAGCTTGGACTGCACGGCGTGAAACAACTATATTTCCACGACGGGCATCCATCTTCAAAATCTCAAAAGTGTGAGTTTGATTCATAAGGTGCGTAACATCTCTTATCGGACGAATATCTATCTGTGAACGAGGTAAAAAAGCAATCTCTCCATACAGATCAACGGTTAAACCACCCTTAACTTGATTAAATATTACGCCCTCTACTCTTTCTCCAGCTTTGAACTTTTCTTCCATCTGTTTCCAAACGCCCTCACGAATGGCTTTATCTCTAGAAAAAACAGCCTCTCCAAAAGAATTCTCTATAAGCTCAACGTAAACCTCAACTTCATCACCAACTTTAAGGGATGCCTCCTGCCCCTTGTTAGCAAACTCTTTAAGAG from Candidatus Liberibacter americanus str. Sao Paulo includes the following:
- the rpsA gene encoding 30S ribosomal protein S1, translating into MSFSNPSREDFATLLEESFSKQDLAEKRVTKGIVVALEKDIVVVDVGLKLEGRIPLKEFANKGQEASLKVGDEVEVYVELIENSFGEAVFSRDKAIREGVWKQMEEKFKAGERVEGVIFNQVKGGLTVDLYGEIAFLPRSQIDIRPIRDVTHLMNQTHTFEILKMDARRGNIVVSRRAVQAESRAEQRSEVVQNLEEGQIIEGIVKNITDYGAFVDLSGVDGLLHVTDIAWHRVQHPSKVLSIGQQVRVQIIRISQETQRISLGMKQLEKNPWDGVEGRYVEGSKVSGVVTNITDYGAFIELEAGIEGLAHVSEMSWTKKNIHPGKILAVTQQVEVVILEVNPAKRRISLGLKQALVNPWEDFAKNNPPGTEVEGEVKNKTEFGLFIGLDGNLDGMIHLSYLDRNRPGEKSIGDYNKGDLVKAVVLDVDVAKERISLGIKQINTNSSDIDEAASSGLRKNSVVSCEVTAINDGGIEVNLIDHEGVSSFIRRSELSRDRIDQDPGRFSRGQIVDARVVSISRKDGKVSLSIKALEIAEEKGAIAQFGSVDSGASLGDILGVALKQRGDDAGE